A region of uncultured Carboxylicivirga sp. DNA encodes the following proteins:
- the rpsI gene encoding 30S ribosomal protein S9, producing MEVINAIGRRKEAVARIYMSEGKGQITINKRDLSNYFPAATLQYIVKQPLNVIGVADNYDIKINLYGGGVKGQAEAVRLAIARALVKIDADNKPALKAEGFMTRDSRVVERKKPGQPKARKRFQFSKR from the coding sequence ATGGAAGTGATTAATGCTATTGGTAGAAGAAAAGAGGCAGTTGCTCGTATTTACATGAGCGAAGGAAAAGGTCAAATCACGATTAACAAGCGTGACTTGTCTAACTACTTCCCAGCTGCTACATTACAATACATTGTAAAACAACCTTTGAATGTTATCGGTGTTGCTGATAACTACGACATCAAAATTAACCTTTATGGTGGTGGTGTAAAAGGTCAGGCGGAAGCAGTGCGTTTAGCTATTGCCCGCGCACTTGTGAAAATTGACGCAGATAATAAACCTGCTTTGAAAGCTGAAGGTTTCATGACTCGCGACTCTCGTGTTGTTGAGCGTAAGAAGCCAGGTCAACCAAAAGCACGTAAGAGATTCCAGTTCTCTAAACGTTAA
- the rplM gene encoding 50S ribosomal protein L13, giving the protein MDTLSFKTLSVTKSTINKEWVVVDATDMVVGRLATKVAKLLRGKYKPNYTPHMDCGDNVIILNADKVKLTGNKWNQRIFFYHSGYPGGQTEVTPAQLFAKKPERLVERAIKGMLPKNRLGRQCFRNLYVYAGNEHKQEAQQPKVIDINTLK; this is encoded by the coding sequence ATGGATACTTTAAGTTTCAAAACACTTTCAGTCACTAAATCTACTATCAACAAAGAGTGGGTAGTTGTTGATGCAACAGACATGGTGGTTGGTCGTTTGGCAACAAAAGTTGCTAAATTGTTAAGAGGTAAGTATAAGCCAAATTATACTCCTCATATGGACTGTGGAGATAACGTGATTATCTTGAATGCAGACAAAGTAAAATTGACTGGTAACAAATGGAACCAGCGTATATTCTTTTACCATAGTGGTTACCCAGGTGGACAAACAGAAGTTACTCCAGCGCAGTTATTCGCTAAAAAACCTGAAAGATTAGTAGAAAGAGCGATTAAAGGTATGCTACCTAAAAATCGTCTTGGACGTCAGTGTTTCAGAAATCTGTATGTATATGCTGGCAACGAGCACAAGCAAGAAGCTCAGCAGCCTAAAGTAATCGATATTAACACTCTTAAATAA
- a CDS encoding nucleoside deaminase, whose amino-acid sequence MEKTKWMTEAIELSKNNVLNGGGPFGAVIVRDNVIVGRGVNRVTANCDPTAHAEVSAIREASKNLGTFDLSDCEIYTSCEPCPMCLGAIYWARLKTIYYGNTKVDAAKIGFDDQFIYDEIDKPINERSIPTMQVLPKKAIEAFKLWDQKDDKIEY is encoded by the coding sequence ATGGAAAAGACGAAGTGGATGACTGAGGCAATTGAGCTTTCAAAAAATAATGTATTGAATGGAGGAGGACCTTTTGGAGCGGTGATTGTGCGGGATAATGTTATCGTTGGGCGAGGAGTAAACAGGGTTACAGCTAATTGTGATCCAACTGCGCATGCAGAAGTAAGTGCCATTAGAGAAGCTTCAAAAAATTTGGGAACTTTTGATTTGTCAGATTGTGAAATATATACATCCTGTGAACCTTGTCCGATGTGTCTGGGTGCCATTTACTGGGCTCGACTGAAGACTATCTATTATGGAAACACCAAGGTTGATGCTGCCAAAATTGGATTTGACGACCAGTTTATCTATGATGAGATTGACAAACCTATTAATGAAAGAAGTATTCCAACCATGCAGGTTTTACCTAAAAAAGCCATCGAAGCCTTTAAACTTTGGGATCAAAAGGATGATAAAATTGAGTATTAA
- the rpsB gene encoding 30S ribosomal protein S2, whose product MPRVNFEELLNAGVHFGHLKRKWNPAMAPYIFMERNGIHILDLHKTAVKIDEAADALKQIAKSGRKVLFVATKKQAKEIIADKVGSVNMPYVVERWPGGMLTNFPTIRKAVKKMTSIDKLMADQSWKNLSKRERLQITRQRAKLEKTLGSISDLTRLPAAMFVIDVMKEHIAVKEAIRLNIPVFGIVDTNSDPSNIDFVIPANDDATKSIELITDVMVKAMQEGLSERKAEKDSDGSKEKRATRSKKAEPAKAKAKKEDDVVEEASEEETTQD is encoded by the coding sequence ATGCCTAGAGTTAATTTCGAGGAATTATTGAATGCCGGAGTACACTTCGGTCACCTTAAGAGAAAGTGGAACCCAGCCATGGCTCCATACATTTTCATGGAGCGTAATGGAATTCACATTCTTGACTTACACAAAACAGCTGTTAAAATCGATGAAGCTGCCGATGCACTTAAACAGATTGCAAAATCAGGTCGGAAAGTGTTATTCGTAGCTACAAAGAAACAAGCGAAAGAAATCATTGCTGATAAAGTTGGCAGTGTAAACATGCCTTACGTGGTTGAAAGATGGCCAGGTGGTATGTTAACCAACTTCCCCACTATCCGTAAAGCAGTGAAAAAAATGACTTCTATTGATAAGTTGATGGCTGATCAGTCATGGAAAAACTTATCAAAACGTGAAAGACTTCAAATTACACGTCAGCGTGCAAAGTTGGAAAAAACTTTGGGTTCAATCTCTGATTTGACTCGTCTTCCAGCTGCAATGTTCGTTATTGATGTAATGAAAGAACACATTGCGGTAAAAGAAGCTATTCGCTTGAACATCCCTGTTTTCGGAATCGTTGATACCAACTCGGATCCATCAAATATCGACTTTGTTATTCCTGCAAATGATGATGCTACAAAGTCAATCGAATTGATTACCGATGTAATGGTAAAAGCTATGCAGGAAGGATTGAGTGAACGTAAGGCTGAGAAAGATAGCGATGGTTCTAAAGAAAAAAGAGCTACTCGTAGCAAAAAAGCAGAACCTGCAAAGGCAAAAGCTAAAAAAGAAGATGATGTAGTTGAAGAAGCTTCTGAAGAAGAAACTACTCAAGATTAA
- the tsf gene encoding translation elongation factor Ts — translation MAITAADVSKLRKATGAGMMDCKKALTEAEGDFEKAVEIIRKKGQAIASKRADRDATEGVVLSKVTEDGKNGAIIVLNCETDFVAKNESFVAFATSILDAAIAAGATDIEAVKALDLDGRPVQELITEQTGVIGEKIDLSAFDTVAAESVVAYIHPGNKLATLVGFNQAGFDVQVGRDVAMQAAAMAPVALDENSVPADVKEKELEIGKEMARNEGKPEAMLEKIAMGRLSKFFKESTLLNQAFVKDNKLSIKQYLDGASKGLTAVDFKRFSLDA, via the coding sequence ATGGCTATCACTGCTGCTGACGTAAGCAAACTTAGAAAGGCTACCGGAGCCGGTATGATGGATTGTAAAAAAGCTTTAACTGAAGCCGAAGGTGATTTCGAAAAAGCTGTTGAAATCATCCGTAAAAAAGGTCAGGCTATTGCTAGCAAACGTGCCGACAGAGATGCAACCGAAGGTGTTGTATTATCAAAAGTAACTGAAGATGGTAAGAATGGTGCAATCATTGTATTGAACTGTGAAACTGACTTCGTTGCTAAAAACGAGAGTTTTGTTGCATTTGCTACTTCAATCCTTGATGCTGCCATTGCTGCTGGTGCTACTGACATCGAAGCTGTTAAAGCTTTAGACTTAGACGGTCGTCCTGTTCAGGAGCTAATTACAGAGCAAACTGGTGTAATTGGTGAAAAAATTGATCTTTCAGCTTTTGACACTGTTGCTGCTGAATCTGTAGTTGCATACATCCACCCAGGTAACAAATTAGCTACCTTAGTTGGTTTCAACCAGGCTGGTTTCGATGTACAGGTAGGTAGAGACGTTGCAATGCAAGCTGCTGCTATGGCTCCAGTTGCATTGGATGAAAACAGCGTTCCTGCTGATGTAAAAGAAAAAGAATTGGAAATCGGTAAGGAAATGGCTCGTAACGAAGGTAAGCCAGAAGCTATGTTGGAAAAAATTGCAATGGGTCGTTTATCTAAGTTCTTCAAAGAAAGCACTTTGTTAAACCAGGCTTTTGTAAAAGACAACAAACTTTCTATCAAGCAATATCTTGATGGTGCAAGCAAAGGCTTAACTGCAGTTGATTTCAAACGTTTTTCATTAGACGCTTAA